A window of Sphingomonas astaxanthinifaciens DSM 22298 genomic DNA:
CGCCGGCACCCAGAAGGGAAAGATGCCGTAGAGGGTGTCGCTGACCGAGTGCGACTGCCGGTCGATTGCCGACGCAATCTGCGCGCAGAAAATCAGGGTGCCGGCGCTCAGCGCCCAGCCGATAACCGAGGCCGGTAGAAAGAGCAGTCCGCAAGGACGAAACCAGTGCATGACGTTCACCTCCTAATGCTGCGGCCCCCTCGTGCAAGCCGACGACGGGACAGGTCATGAGCAAGGGGTGAGCATTTCCGGAGCATTGTGGGGTGCCGGCCCCATGCAAGATTGCAAAGTAGGATTTGCCATGCTCTTATAACCTTGATGGTTCAAGGGGGGCGTAGAGAGGTGCCAAGAGGGCGAGTGGCAAGTTCACACTATGAGACCTTCGGTTCTACTCCTTCATTGCCGGAATTCTGCCGCGGAAGACAGGGAGGCGACACCATGTTGCACCCGCGGACCCTGGGACCTTTGTGAACCTTTCGTTCCGCGCCCGCCGGGCTTATGGCTAGGCCCGTGGCTGGTCTCACCCTCTACGACAGGATCTGGAACGCCCATGCGGTGGCGCCGGTCAGCGGCGAGGACTGGCTGCTCTATATCGACCGCCATCTCATCCATGAGCTGACCAGCCCGCAGGCCTTCACCGGCTTGCGCGAGGCGGGGCGGAGGGTCCGCCGACCCGAGCTGACGCTCGCGGTCGCCGACCACCAGGTGCCGACGGTCGGGCGCGCGCTCGGGATCGCCGGCATCGCCGATCCCGACGCCCGCGCGCAGGTCGAGGCGCTCGAGCGCAACGTCGCCGAGTTCGGCGTCCCCTACATTCCGCTCACTCACCGCGCGCAGGGGATCGTCCACATCATCGGGCCCGAGCTTGGGCTGACCCTCCCCGGCATGACCATCGTCTGCGGCGACAGCCACACCGCCACCCATGGCGCGTTCGGCGCGCTCGCCTTCGGGATCGGCACCAGCGAAGTCGAGCATGTGCTCGCCACCCAGACATTGCTGGCGAAGAAGTCGCGAAACATGCGGGTAACGGTGACCGGCCGGCTCGGTCGCGGAGTCACCGCCAAGGACGTCATCCTCGCGCTGATCGGCCGGATCGGCACCGCGGGCGGGACCGGCCATGTCATCGAATATGCCGGACCGGTGATCGAGGCGCTCGACATGGCCGGGCGGATGACCGTCTGTAACATGTCGATCGAGGCGGGCGCGCGGGCCGGCCTCGTCGCGCCCGACGACAGGACCTTCGACTGGCTGCGTGGACGCCCGCTGTCGCCGCAGGGCGCGGACTTCGACGCCGCCTGCGAGCGGTGGCGCGCCCTCCGCAGCGACGACGACGCGCTGTTCGACCGCGAGGTCACCCTCGATGCCGCCGACATCGCGCCGATGGTCAGCTGGGGGACCAGCCCCGAGGCCGTGACGACCGTCGCGGGCACCGCGCCAGTCCTCGACGGCCTCGACGCGGCGAAGCGCGCGCAGGTCGCGCGGATGCTCGATTACATGGGCCTCGCGCCCGGACAGAAGCTCGCCGGGGTCGCCATCGACCGGGTGTTCATCGGCAGCTGCACCAACGCGCGGATGGAGGACCTCCGCGCCGCCGCCGAAGTGGTCCGGGGGCACCATGTCGCCACCGGGGTCAGGGCGCTCGTCGTCCCCGGCTCGGGCGAGGTCAAGCGCCAGGCCGAGGCGGAGGGGCTCGACCGGATCTTCGCCGGCGCGGGCTTCGAGTGGCGCGACGCGGGCTGCTCCATGTGCCTCGGCCTCAACGAGGACCGGCTTCGTCCGGGGGAGCGCTGCGCCTCGACCTCCAACCGCAATTTCGAGGGCCGGCAGGGTCCCGGCGGACGGACCCACCTGATGAGCCCCGCCATGGCGGCCGCCGCCGCCATCGCGGGACAAATCGTCGACGTTCGGACATGGGCACAATGACCCCGTTCAGGACCCTCACCGGCATCGCTGCGGCGCTCCCCATCGCCAATATCGACACCGACCAGGTGATCCCCGCCGACTATCTCAAGGGGACCACCCGCGACGGCCTCGGCGCGGGCCTGTTCGCGCCCTTGCGCTACGACGGCGAAGGGCGCGAGCGATGCGACTTTCTCCTCAATCGCGAGCCGTGGCGGCGGGCCGAGATCCTCGTCACGCTCGACAATTTCGGCTGCGGGTCGAGCCGCGAGCATGCGCCCTGGGCGCTCGCCGGCTTCGGCATTCGCGCCATCCTCGCGCCGAGCTTCGCCGACATCTTCCGCAACAACGCCTTCAAGAACGGACTCCTGCCCGCGACCCTCGCGCCCGACGCCATCGCCCGGTTGCTGGAGCTCGCGGCCAATCCCAATTCGGCGACCTTCACCGTCGATCTCGAGCGGCAAACGGTGACCACCGCCACGGGCGAAGAATTCGCGTTCGACGTCCCAGCCGAACGCCGCGACGCGCTATTGAGCGGCCTCGACGAGATCGGTCGCTCGCTGCAGCTCGAGGACGCCATCGCCGCGTTCGAAGAGCGGCACCTGGCGACGCTGCCGCCAATTCCGGCCTGGCCGGCACTGGCGGCGCGCCTCGCCTAGAATTTCGCGCCCAGCTCGACGCCGAACTGGCGACGGCTGCCCGGCGAGATGAAGGATCCGCCGAACTCGATCGCCGGAATGACCTCGTTGAGATATTTCTTGTCGGTCACGTTATCGACGAAGGCGATCACCTTCCAATGCTCGGTCTCGAGCCCGCCGCGCAGGTTGAGCACGCCGAACTTGTCGCGCCGGGCGACGTCGTAGCGGGCATTGCCGATGAAGCCGGGGAGACCGAGCGCACTGATCGGCAGCAAGGCGGTGAAGAGGGTCGGACGCTCCTGGTCCTGCACCGTGTGGAACCAGGTCGGGCCGGTCAGGCGATAGTCGGCGCGCGCGACGAGGTCGGCAAAGCCGATGCTCTGCGTGAGCTGGGTGCCGAGGTTGAGCGTATAGTCGGCGGTATAGGGCGACTTGTTGCCGACCGTGTAAGGCCGCGAGGCGTTCTTCTTGATCTTGCTGTCGGTGACGTTGAACGAGCCGAACACGCTCCACCCGCGCATCGGCTTGACGCTGACGTTCAGTTCGACGCCCTTGGTGTCGACCCGGTCGATGTTCGAGACGACGCGCAGCAAGCCGAAGCTGCCGACGAAGAATTCGAAGAACTGCATGTCGTGGATGCGGGTGTAATAGCCCGCGAGGTCGTAGGTGACGGCGCCGTTCATGAAGCCGCCCTTGATCCCGGCCTCGAAGGCGCTCGATCGCTCCTTGCGGTAGCGGTCGTTGATCAGCACGTCGGCGTCGATCGTTCCCGGCGTCACCCCGTCGTTGAACGAGGCGTCGATGGTCGCCTTGGCGCCGCTGTTGTTGAAGCCGCCTGCTTTGAAGCCGATGCCCCAATTGGCGTAGACATTCATGTCGGGCGTCGGCCGGTAGCTGAGGCTGATCTTGGGCTGGAACTGGCGGAAGGTCTTCTTCTGGTCGGGGATCGGTCCCGACACCTGCCCCGGGTTGAGCGGCGCGCCGGTGATCGGGTCGGTCACGAAAGGCACCCGGTTGGACGCGCGCCGCGCTTCGATGTCGTAGCGTCCGGCGAGCCCGATCTTGAACTGGTCGCTCACCGCATAATCGGCGGAAGCGAAGCCCGCATAGACATTGGTCCTGAACTTGTCGGCGTAGAGCTGGCTGGTCGGATTGGCGCTGGTCGGCCCGTTGTAGAGGTTCTTGATGACCCCCTGGCCAAGGTCCGCGCCGAGGCTGACGCCGACCAGCCGGTCGATGTGGAGGTAGTAAGCGCCGACCTGCCAGCTCAAGGGGCCGGTGCCGTTCGAGGCGAGGCGCACTTCGCCGCTCCAGTCCTTCTGGTTGCGGACCTGATATTGGGTGCCGTCGCAGGTGGTCGGCGAATAGGGTCCGAAGGTCGAGCCATTGGCCGGCGCGAAGATGAAGGGGACGGGGATCGCGCCGATGAAGCCCGGCTGGTTGACCGGATAGCCGGTCAGCGCCGCGGTCGAGGCGAAACAACTGTTCAAGGCAGCGACGCTGGTCGGATTGACTGGTCCGCCGTTCGCCGCCGAAATGTAGCGTGCGAAATCGGCCGAGGTGCCGTCGGCGACGAGGTTCTGCTTGACGTTGGAATAGAGCGTCCAGGCGGTGAGCTTGGTGGCCCCAAAGTCATGCTCGATCTTGGCCGAGGCTTCCCATGTCTTCTGGTCGTTGGTCGGCTTGATGTTGCTGTAGAAGTTGAACGGGTGGGCGTTGACGTCCTCGTAGAAGGCCGGGTTCACCGCCGCGAAATTGGGCAGGTGAAAGGCCGCGTTGAAGGCGATCGAGGCCCCGTCGAACCGGGCGTAGCGCGCCTTGACGTCGAGGTTGGTCTGCGGCCCCAGCGCGGCGACGATCCGGCCGTCGACGCCATAGGTCTTGGCATTGTCGACGCAGTCGCAGTCGAGGAAGTCGTTGTGATAGAAGCCGTCGGTCTTGCGGTAATTGGCCGACAGGACGATCCCGACGTCGGGCGCGATCGGTCCCGCGACGTAGCCGCGCGCTTCCTGCGTATTCTGTTCGGCCAGCACCACCGTCGCGCCGCCGCCCCATGACTTGCCGGGCCGGATCGTGGTGAGCACGATCGCGCCGGCGGCGGCGTTGCGGCCGTAGAGCGCGCCCTGCGGGCCCTTGAGGATCTCGACCTGGCGGAGCGTGCCCTGCACCTCGTTCAATTGCGCGGTGTTGGTCTTGAGGATTCCGTCGACCACCAGCGCGACCGAGCTTTCGGCATCGCGCGCACCGTTGATCCCGCGGATGTTGATCTGGGTGTCGCCGGCCTCGGCGGTGCCCGTGACGATGGTGACGCCCGGGGTCAGCTGGACGAAGCTTTCGGCATTGGTGACGCCGGTGCGGGCCAGCGTCTCGGACGAGATGACGCTGACCGAGGCGGGGACGTCGATCAGCCGCTCGGCCTGGCGGCGGGCGGTGACGATGATGTCGCTGTCCTTCTCGGGCGCCGCATTCGCCGCCGCCGGATCCGGCTCCGCGGCGCTGTCCTGGGCCTGCGCGGGCGCCGCAAGCGCAAGCACGGCGGTCCCGAGGGCGAGCTGCGCTTTCCACCACCTGTTCATACCGAAACCCTCCCTGTTCGGGCGGTCCGTCCGCGCTCAGACGAGGACGTTGGCACCGCTCATGTAGACGTAGACTTCCTGGAATTTGCCGTCCCGAATGCGCCAGAAATTGGTGTTGTTGAGGCGCGTTACGCTACCGTCGGCGGCGGTCAGGACCGCTTCGAAACTCGCCGCGATGCGGCCATTCGCCTCGTCTACCGTGCAGGTGAAATCCTTGTGCACAATGGTCTCGTAGGCGCCGAAGAAATCCTCGAACATGCGGCGGATGGCGGGCTTGCCGGCATGCCGCGTGAAGCTGGTCTGGACGCAGAACAGGGCTTCCTCGTGGAAGCAGGCGAGGGCGCCTTCCATGTTCTTGGCGTCGACATTGCCGAAGTAGGTTCGGGTCGCGAGCTCGATCAGCGCGTCGCGGGAAAGGCCGGGCTCATATTGCATCAGGCGTCTCCCGCCTTGAGCAGATTGTCGCCGCTCATGTAGACGTAGACCGACTGGAACAGCCGATCCTGAAGATAGAAGCGGTTGCAGTTTTCGTAGCGCAGTTCGGACCCGCCATTGGGCGTGATCAGGACCGTGAACTGCGAGCAGATCGAGTTGCTCTCAGGGTCCGCGGTGTGGACGAAATTGCCGTGCCACAGCGTCTCGAAATCGGCGAACAGCTTGCGGAACATGGCGGCGATGCCGGCGTCGCGGCCGCGGTGCACGGTCATCGAGGTGACCTCGGTCAGCACCGCGTCGGGTGCGAAGCAGTTCAGGACCTCGGTCAAATTCTTGTTGTCGACCCCGTCGAAGTAACGCTTGGTCACGATGTCGATGTAAAAGGGATAGGGGAGGGCGATCTGCCCCGCGCCCGCTTCGCTCCAGCTCATGACCAGCCCTTTCGGATGTCGGCGTCCTTGGGCACTTCGGGGGCCGGGAACGCCGTCTTGCTGTGGGTGAGGCCAAGGCTGAGCCAGGTCTCCATCTGCTTCCATGCGACCTGGCCGGGGTTGATGACCGGAACGGGAAGCACGCTGGCGAGATAGCCCGCCGACTGGTGCATGGTGGTAGAACCCAGGACGATGACGTCGGCGCCATCCGCCTCGATCGCGGACTCGGCCTCGGCCTTCAACTTGCCGAAGATCACCTCTTCCTTGCCCGCGAGGAGCTCGGTGACGTCGGGCCGGGTCTGGATCGAGCGCAGGGAGGCGACCCGGTCCCACCAGCCATATTCGGTCAGCGTCTTCTCGTAGAGCGGGAACCACTCGTCCCACATGGTGAGAATGGTGAAGCGCTTCCCGAGCATCATCGCGGCGGCGAAGGCCGCCTCGCCCGGGCCGACCACGGGAATCGACAATCGCGAACGAAGCGCGCGCAGCCCGCTGTCGCTGACGGTGTCGATCAGGACCCCGGCGTAGCCTTCCTCCTCGGCGGTGATCCCGGCCTGGAAGACGGTCCAGTCCATCAACAGCATGTCGTGGTAGCTGTCGCCCAGTGCCGCGCCCCATTTGACGGCCGCGAACTCGGGCTGGAAGCCGGGGGCGACGAGGTCGGACGGCAGCTGTCGGGCGCGATTGGCGACCCCGGCTTCGTCCATCGGGATCGGCACGATCACCTTGACTCGCTGCATGGTGCCCCTTTCGATGCGAAGGTGTAATGTATACAAAATGGTGACGTCAAGCGGGTTGCCGCCTAGACCAAAGCCAGTAGAAGAACGCCTCATGTCGCGCGCATCGGACCATGCCTATTCGGAGATCCGGAGCCTGATCCTGTCGGGCGACGCGCCGCCGGGTTCACCGCTGCGCGAAGAGCAGCTGGCCGAAATGTGCGGGCTGTCGCGGACCCCGGTGCGTGACGCGCTGCGCCGGCTCGAGGCCGAGCTCTATGTCGTGCGATCGGAAAGCCAGCGGACCTTCGTCGCCGACTGGAGCCGCGAGGACGTCAGCGAGATGTTTGCGCTGCGCGCCATGCTCGAGGCGCATGCGGCCAAGCGCGCGGCCGAGCGAATGACCGAGGACAAGCTCGCGGCGCTGACCGAAACCAATCGCGCGCTCGACAAGGCGGTCGGCAAGGCGCGTCCCGACGTGGTCGGATTCCTCGAGCGCAACCGCGATTTCCACGGCCTGATTATTGAAACCGCGGCCTCACCGCGGATGGCGGCGACCCTTGCCACCCTGGTCGAGCAGCCGGTCGTCCGGCGCACCGCCATGCATTACGGCCGCGAGGAACTGGAGCAGTCGGCGAGCGAGCATCGCGAGCTGCTCAAAGCCTTCGCCGCGCGGGACGGCGAGTGGGCGCATTCGGTGATGACGGCGCACATTCGGCGCGCCTTCCACGCCTTCGCGGCGCGCTCCGCTCAGGTGAGCGAGGCGAGATAATCCTTCGCCTGCGCCGCCGTGATGACGTCGGCGTATTTGGCTTGGAGGTCGAACAGGTTCGCCTCGTGGATCGCGGCCTCGCGATCGCCGCACGCGTCGCGCACGACCAATGGCGCGAAGCCGTGGCACAACGCATCAAGTGCGCTTGCCCGGACGCAGCCGCTGGTGGTCAGCCCGGTGACGAGGATCGTGTCGATCCCGCGCGCGCGCAGTTGCTCGGCGAGGTCGGTGCCGAAGAAGGCGCTCGGGAACTGCTTGGTGACGACGATGTCGCCGTCTTGCGGCGCGAGGTCGGGGGTGAATTCCCCAAGCGGATTACCGGCCTCCCAACAGGCAAGGCCGGCGATCTTGCGGCGAAATAGCCGCGCGGGCTCGGCCTCCTTGTCAAGCGGATATTCGACCCGCGTGAATACCAGCGGGATGCCTTGTCGGCGGGCTTGTTCGGCAAGGCTTCGGGCAACGTCGCGGCATGACTCGACCGGCGCCCGGAGCGGTGATCCGTCGGTGAAATAGCCGGCCGCCCAGTCGACCAGCAGCAGCGCCGGACGCCGCCCCCACGGCAGGCTTCCGCCGAAGCCGGAAGCCGCATAATCCTGTTGGACGTCCGCACCGTGAACGCTCATGAGCGCAGCCTAGCCTTTCGCCGATGCTATACAAGCGCTCCGACGGTTTGTATACAAAACCCATGACTCGTGCCGTCGAGATTGTCGAAGTGTCACCTCGCGACGGCTTGCAGAACGAGCCGGTCGGCCTGTCCACGGCGGACAAGATCGCGCTCATCGAGCGAGTCATCGCTGCCGGTGCGCGGCGCGTGGAAGTGGCGAGCTTCGTCAACCCGCGCCGGGTTCCGCAGATGGCCGACGGTGAAGCGGTCGTTGCCGGGCTCCCCAACCGCAGCGACGTCCGCTTCACTGGCCTTTGCCTCAACGAGCGCGGAGTCGAGCGGGCGCTGGCGGCGTCCGCCGCCGCCACGCGCGGGCTCGACGAGATCGGTTGTGTGCTTGTCGCCACCGATGCTTTCGGGATCGCCAACCAGGGCCAGACCGTGGCGCAGGGGATCGCCGCCAACCGGGCGATGATTGCCGCCGCGAAACTGGGCGGACTGCGTGCACAGGTCACGATCGCCGCCAGCTTCGGCTGTCCTTACGAGGGCGCGGTCGCCGAGGACCATGTCCTGGGCCTCGCCGAAGCCATGGTCGAAGCGGGCGCGGACGAGATCGCCTTCGCGGACACGATCGGGGTCGCGGTCCCGGCACAGGTGGCGAGCATGGTCGCCAACGCCCGCCGCCGGCTGGGCGACGACTTCCCGATCCGGGTCCATCTTCACGACACGCGCGGCATGGCCCCCGCCAATGCCTGGGCCGCCTTCCAGGAAGGCTGCCGGACGTTCGACAGTGCGCTCGGCGGCCTCGGCGGCTGCCCCTTCGCGCCCAAGGCCGCTGGCAATCTCGCGACCGAGGAACTGGTCTACATGTTCGAGCGGGCAGGGATCGCCACGGGCATCGACCTCGTCGCGGCAATCGACACCAATCGCTGGCTGGCGGAGCGGATGGGCAAGAGCCTGCCGAGCCGCGTCGGCCGGGTCGGGGACTTCGTGCCCCATCCGCCTCAAGAGCAGGAGTGTGCATGAGCTATCGTCTTGGTGTCGACGTCGGTGGCACCTTCACCGACCTGCTGGTGATCGACGACGCCAGCGGGCGAACGTGGCGCGACAAGGTCCCCTCGACCCCGCATGACCCGTCCGAGGCGGTGATCGCCGGAACCAAGGCCGTCTGCGCCAAGGCCGACATCGGCCCCGAGGCGCTGCAGCTCTTCCTCCACGGCACCACCGTCGCGACCAATGCCGTGCTCGAGCAGAAGATCGCCCGGGTCGGACTGATCGTCACCGACGGCTACCGCCACATCCTCCAGATCGCCCGCAGCCTCGTCCCGGGCGGTCTGGCGGCGTGGATCGTCTGGCCCAAGCCCGAGCCGATGGCCCCGCTCGAGGCGACGATCGAGGCCAAGGAGCGCATCGGCGCCGACGGGACCATCGTCCGCGGGCTCGACGAAGCGGCGCTCCGCCAGAGCCTCAGGCGCCTCGCCGAGGAGAAGGTCGAGGCGGTCACGGTCTGCCTGATCAACAGCTACGTCAACGACGCCCACGAACGCCGCGTCGCCGAGATCGTCGGCGAGGAGATGCCGCACGTGCCCGTCAGCGTATCGGCCGACATCCTTCCCGAAATGCAGGAATATGAGCGCGCGCTCACCACCGTCGCCAATTCGGCGGTGCGCCCGACCGTGTCGCGCTACGTCGGCAATCTCGAAAGCGAACTTCGGGCGCTCGGCAGCGAGGCCAAGCTCAGCCTGCTGCGTTCCGACGGCGGCCTGATGAGCGCCGAGAAGAGCCGCACCGCGCCGGTCAACCTCCTCATGAGCGGACCCGCCGGCGGGGTCGCGGGCGCGGTATGGGTGGCGAAGAACAGCGGCCACCCCAATGTGCTGACGCTCGACATGGGCGGGACC
This region includes:
- a CDS encoding aspartate/glutamate racemase family protein; translation: MQRVKVIVPIPMDEAGVANRARQLPSDLVAPGFQPEFAAVKWGAALGDSYHDMLLMDWTVFQAGITAEEEGYAGVLIDTVSDSGLRALRSRLSIPVVGPGEAAFAAAMMLGKRFTILTMWDEWFPLYEKTLTEYGWWDRVASLRSIQTRPDVTELLAGKEEVIFGKLKAEAESAIEADGADVIVLGSTTMHQSAGYLASVLPVPVINPGQVAWKQMETWLSLGLTHSKTAFPAPEVPKDADIRKGWS
- a CDS encoding nuclear transport factor 2 family protein, with translation MSWSEAGAGQIALPYPFYIDIVTKRYFDGVDNKNLTEVLNCFAPDAVLTEVTSMTVHRGRDAGIAAMFRKLFADFETLWHGNFVHTADPESNSICSQFTVLITPNGGSELRYENCNRFYLQDRLFQSVYVYMSGDNLLKAGDA
- a CDS encoding hydroxymethylglutaryl-CoA lyase → MTRAVEIVEVSPRDGLQNEPVGLSTADKIALIERVIAAGARRVEVASFVNPRRVPQMADGEAVVAGLPNRSDVRFTGLCLNERGVERALAASAAATRGLDEIGCVLVATDAFGIANQGQTVAQGIAANRAMIAAAKLGGLRAQVTIAASFGCPYEGAVAEDHVLGLAEAMVEAGADEIAFADTIGVAVPAQVASMVANARRRLGDDFPIRVHLHDTRGMAPANAWAAFQEGCRTFDSALGGLGGCPFAPKAAGNLATEELVYMFERAGIATGIDLVAAIDTNRWLAERMGKSLPSRVGRVGDFVPHPPQEQECA
- a CDS encoding TonB-dependent receptor, with amino-acid sequence MNRWWKAQLALGTAVLALAAPAQAQDSAAEPDPAAANAAPEKDSDIIVTARRQAERLIDVPASVSVISSETLARTGVTNAESFVQLTPGVTIVTGTAEAGDTQINIRGINGARDAESSVALVVDGILKTNTAQLNEVQGTLRQVEILKGPQGALYGRNAAAGAIVLTTIRPGKSWGGGATVVLAEQNTQEARGYVAGPIAPDVGIVLSANYRKTDGFYHNDFLDCDCVDNAKTYGVDGRIVAALGPQTNLDVKARYARFDGASIAFNAAFHLPNFAAVNPAFYEDVNAHPFNFYSNIKPTNDQKTWEASAKIEHDFGATKLTAWTLYSNVKQNLVADGTSADFARYISAANGGPVNPTSVAALNSCFASTAALTGYPVNQPGFIGAIPVPFIFAPANGSTFGPYSPTTCDGTQYQVRNQKDWSGEVRLASNGTGPLSWQVGAYYLHIDRLVGVSLGADLGQGVIKNLYNGPTSANPTSQLYADKFRTNVYAGFASADYAVSDQFKIGLAGRYDIEARRASNRVPFVTDPITGAPLNPGQVSGPIPDQKKTFRQFQPKISLSYRPTPDMNVYANWGIGFKAGGFNNSGAKATIDASFNDGVTPGTIDADVLINDRYRKERSSAFEAGIKGGFMNGAVTYDLAGYYTRIHDMQFFEFFVGSFGLLRVVSNIDRVDTKGVELNVSVKPMRGWSVFGSFNVTDSKIKKNASRPYTVGNKSPYTADYTLNLGTQLTQSIGFADLVARADYRLTGPTWFHTVQDQERPTLFTALLPISALGLPGFIGNARYDVARRDKFGVLNLRGGLETEHWKVIAFVDNVTDKKYLNEVIPAIEFGGSFISPGSRRQFGVELGAKF
- the leuC gene encoding 3-isopropylmalate dehydratase large subunit is translated as MAGLTLYDRIWNAHAVAPVSGEDWLLYIDRHLIHELTSPQAFTGLREAGRRVRRPELTLAVADHQVPTVGRALGIAGIADPDARAQVEALERNVAEFGVPYIPLTHRAQGIVHIIGPELGLTLPGMTIVCGDSHTATHGAFGALAFGIGTSEVEHVLATQTLLAKKSRNMRVTVTGRLGRGVTAKDVILALIGRIGTAGGTGHVIEYAGPVIEALDMAGRMTVCNMSIEAGARAGLVAPDDRTFDWLRGRPLSPQGADFDAACERWRALRSDDDALFDREVTLDAADIAPMVSWGTSPEAVTTVAGTAPVLDGLDAAKRAQVARMLDYMGLAPGQKLAGVAIDRVFIGSCTNARMEDLRAAAEVVRGHHVATGVRALVVPGSGEVKRQAEAEGLDRIFAGAGFEWRDAGCSMCLGLNEDRLRPGERCASTSNRNFEGRQGPGGRTHLMSPAMAAAAAIAGQIVDVRTWAQ
- the leuD gene encoding 3-isopropylmalate dehydratase small subunit produces the protein MTPFRTLTGIAAALPIANIDTDQVIPADYLKGTTRDGLGAGLFAPLRYDGEGRERCDFLLNREPWRRAEILVTLDNFGCGSSREHAPWALAGFGIRAILAPSFADIFRNNAFKNGLLPATLAPDAIARLLELAANPNSATFTVDLERQTVTTATGEEFAFDVPAERRDALLSGLDEIGRSLQLEDAIAAFEERHLATLPPIPAWPALAARLA
- a CDS encoding isochorismatase family protein — encoded protein: MSVHGADVQQDYAASGFGGSLPWGRRPALLLVDWAAGYFTDGSPLRAPVESCRDVARSLAEQARRQGIPLVFTRVEYPLDKEAEPARLFRRKIAGLACWEAGNPLGEFTPDLAPQDGDIVVTKQFPSAFFGTDLAEQLRARGIDTILVTGLTTSGCVRASALDALCHGFAPLVVRDACGDREAAIHEANLFDLQAKYADVITAAQAKDYLASLT
- a CDS encoding GntR family transcriptional regulator, yielding MSRASDHAYSEIRSLILSGDAPPGSPLREEQLAEMCGLSRTPVRDALRRLEAELYVVRSESQRTFVADWSREDVSEMFALRAMLEAHAAKRAAERMTEDKLAALTETNRALDKAVGKARPDVVGFLERNRDFHGLIIETAASPRMAATLATLVEQPVVRRTAMHYGREELEQSASEHRELLKAFAARDGEWAHSVMTAHIRRAFHAFAARSAQVSEAR
- a CDS encoding nuclear transport factor 2 family protein, producing MQYEPGLSRDALIELATRTYFGNVDAKNMEGALACFHEEALFCVQTSFTRHAGKPAIRRMFEDFFGAYETIVHKDFTCTVDEANGRIAASFEAVLTAADGSVTRLNNTNFWRIRDGKFQEVYVYMSGANVLV